The Micromonospora siamensis genome contains the following window.
GACCGGCTCAGCGCCTGGCTGCCGCCGAGGACCAGGCCGATGCACCCGCCGAGGATCATGAACGGCACCGGCGCCTCGGCGGGCAGCCGGAACGCGGCGATGATCACACCGGTCCACAGCACCAGGGACAGCAGCACGGTCTTCCAGGCGCCGATGCGTCGGGCCAGCGCGCCGAGGGCGAGCGCGCCGCCGAAGGCCAGGAACTGCACCAGCAGGATCGTCACGATCAGGGTGCCCTGCTCCAGCCGGAGCTCCTCGGTGCCGTACTGGCTGGCCAGGGTGATGACGGTCTGGATGCCGTCGTTGTAGACCAGGAACGCCAGCAGGAAGAACAGGGTCAGCGGGTACGCCTTGATCTCCCGCAGGGTGCGGCCGAGCTGCCGGAAGCCGTCGGTGAGCACGTTGCCGCCGCCGCGTAGCGCCTCGGCCGTGGGGTGCTCGCGCAGCCAGCGCAGCGGCAGCAGGGTGAACGCCGCCCACCACACCCCGGCCGACACGATCGACCAGCGGGCCAGGTCCAGGGTGCGTTGCGGGTTGCCGTCCTCGGACAGCATCGACACCGCGACCAGGTTGAGCGCGAGCAGCAGGCCGCCGCCCAGGTAGCCGATGGCCCAGCCGCGGCTGGAGATCGCGTCGCGTTCGTCGGGCCCGCCGAGCTGCGGCAGGAACGAGTTGTAGACCACCACGGCGGCGCCGAAGGAGATGTTGGCGACCAGGAACAGCGCCCCGCCGAGCAGGTACCGCTCGCCGGTGACGAACGCGAAGGCGATGGTGGCGCCGGCGCCGGCGAACGCGGCGGCGGCCAGCAGCCGCTTCTTGTGCACCGACCGGTCGGCGACCGCGCCGACCACCGGCAGCACGAAGACGGTGAGGAACACCGACAGCGAGATCAGGTACGGGTAGTAGGAGCCGGCCGCCACCCGGATGCCCAGCGGGTGCACCACCCCGTCGCAGCTGTCCGCGCCCAGCTCGCAGCCGGCGGCCAGTTCGGTGACGGTGGTCAGGAACGGTCCGAGGAACACCGTGATGACGGTGGTCTGGAACGCCGAGTTGGCCCAGTCGTACAGGTACCAGCCGCGCCGCTCGCGGGGAGTGCTCGCCGGCCGGGGGGCGTCGGCGAGGTCGGGGGCGACCGTCTCGGCCATCTTCGGTCCTCGGGGAGGTTCAGGCGGCCCAGTGGCCGCGGCTGCGGTAGACGTCGCGCAGCACGCCGACGTGATCGGTCATGATGCCATCCACACCGAGATCAAGTAAGTGGTGCATCTGGTCGGGTTCGTCGATCGTCCAGACGTGCACGTGCAGGCCGAGGCGGTGGGCGTGGTCGAGGAACCGGCGGTCCACCACCCTGATCCGCCCGTACCGGACGGGGACCTGGGCGGCGACCACGGACGGGGGCAGCCGCAGCGGCCGGCCGTGCAGGGAGGCCAGCCGTAGCCGGGCAACCCCGCGCATGCCCAGGCCGGTGGCGACCCGCCCCTGGGTGAGGGCCCGCAGGCGGGCCAGCCGGGCGTCGCTGAACGAGGCCAGCAGCACCCGTTCGCCGGCGCCGGTGCGCCGTACGGTGTCGACGGTCGGTTCGACGCCGCCGTCGGCCTTGACGTCGATGTTGAACCGCACCTGCGGCCAGGCGGCGAGGACCTCGTCGAGGCGGGGCACGACGGCGGCGCCGCCGACGCGTACCGACGCCAGGTCGGCCCAGCGCAGGTCGGCGATGCGGCCGGGTTCGCCGGTGACCCGGCGCAGGGTGGTGTCGTGGAAGACCACCGCCACGCCGTCGGCGGTGCCGTGGACGTCGGTCTCGACGTACCGGTAGCCCAGGGCGATGGCGCGGGCGAACGCCGCGGCGGTGTTCTCGTCGCCGTCGGCGGCGCCGCCACGGTGGGCGAACGCCAGCGGCGCGGGGGCGTCGAGGTAGCCGCTGCGGGTCAGCACGCGAGGCAGTATGCCCGGCGGGGATGACGGCCGGGTGACCGGGCGGCGACCTTACCGCGCCGCCGGCATTCCCTATCCTTCCCTATCCGGGCTATGGTTGCGGGCGATGAGTGATGATGTGTACTCCGTGGAGCAGGTCGCGGCGCTGCTCGACCTGCATCCGCGCACCGTGCGCGGCTACATCCGCGCCGGGCGGCTGCGCGCCACCCGGATCGGCAAGCAGTACCGGATCACCCGGGCCGACCTGGACGCGTTGACCGGCCGCCCGTCCCCGCCGACGCGGCGCTCGGTGGAGGTGTCGAGCATCGTGCAGGTCGACGCCGTCGACCGGGTGACCGCCGACCGGCTGGGCACCCTGCTGCTCGCCGCGGCGAACACCGGCGGCGAGCCGGGCCGGCCGCTGCGGGTGCAGGTGGTGCACGAGCCCGAACGCGACCGGCTGCGGGTGGTGGTGCTCGGCGGTCCCGCGGCCACCGCGGACCTGCTGCGGCTGCTCGACGCCCTGCTCACTGACGTGTTCGCCGAGGGGGCCCGCGGTGCCTGACGAGATGCGCGAGATCGCCGGAACGCCGGTGCTGGTCTGCGACCCGGCCGGGCCGCCGCTGGCCACCGAGGCCGACGCGTTGGACCTGATCGGCGCCGCGTTCGCCGGCGCCGAGGTGGTGGTGGTGCCCGCCGGCCGACTCGACCCCACCTTCTTCTCCCTGGGTACCCGCTTCGCCGGTGACGTGATGCAGAAGTTCGTCAACTACCGGCTGCGGCTGGCCGTCGTCGGTGACATCAGCGCACACCTGGCGGCCAGTTCCGCGCTGCGCGCCCTGGTGCACGAGTCCAACCGTGCCGGCCACGTGTGGTTCGTGACCGACCTCGACGCCCTCGCCGACCGGCTGCGCGGGCGGGGTTAACCCACCCAGGTGGCGGTCATCCCGGTGACGGCGCTGCCGTCCAGGTCGGCGAGTTTCACCCCGACGAACCGGCGGGCGCCCTCGGAGGTCTGCACCCGAAACGGTGGGGTGGCCCGCCCGGCGACCACGTCGACCACCACCGCGGCGGCGTCGGCCGGGGACTGGGCGGCGGCGAACGACGACGCGGCGGTGTCCAGGTAGGCGCCGAGCGCCGGCCCGTACGCCCCGGCGGCGGCGACGGCGGCGTCCCGGTCCAGGCCGATGTTGGCGACGAACTCGCTGGCCACCGCGCCCGGCTCGGCCACGGTGACGCTCACCCCGAGGGTGGCGGCCAGCGGGGCGAGGGATTCCAGGTAGCCCTCGACGGCGAACTTCGCCGCGCAGTACGCCTCGTTGAACGGCTGCCCGACCACCCCGCCGACGCTGGTGACCGCGACGAGCCGGCCCCGGGCGGCGCGCAGGTGCGCCAGGGTGGCCCGGCTGACGTGCAGCACCCCGAAGAAGTTGGTCTCCATCACCCGGCGTACGTCGTCGACCCGGTCCAGTTCCAGGGTGCCGACGTGACCGGCGCCGGCGTTGTTCACCACCGCGTCGAGTCGCCCGTACGCGTCGATGACGTCGGCGACGCAGGCGGCCACCGACGCCTGGTCGGCCACGTCGAGCCGGCGTACGTCGATCAGGTCGGTCACCCCGGCGGCGTCGGCGGCGGCGCGTAGCGCGTCGGCGCGACCCAGGTCGCGCATGGTGGCCACGGTGCGCCACCCGGCGCGGGCGCAGCCCAGGGCGATCTCCAGTCCGATTCCGGTGGAGGTGCCGGTGATCAGCACCGTCGGCTCGCTCATGCCTGTCCCGCCTTCCCGTTGGGGTCCTACCGGGCAGGGTCTCACCGTCGGCGCGTGTCGGCGGCGGAAATCGTCCGCCTGCGTTGTCCGGACGGGGGTTGGCCCCCTACGGTGGGGGGCGTGACTGCCGGGTCGGCCTCAGGCCATCAGCGGACAGGGCACCCGGCCGGCGCGTGAGCCGCCGGCGGGCCCGCGCCCCGCCGTTTCCTCTTCTTCTCCCCGCCCGGCCCCCGGCCGGCCCACCCGCGTGACGTGCGTGCGGTGGTGCCCGCCGGCCCGGGCGGGTACGCCGCATCCGTACGCCGACCGTGCCGCCGCCGGGCGACCCCGCGCCACGGTCCGCGACCCTCCCGGACAGCTGTCCTTCCTGCTCGCCGCGTGCGCGTCGCCCGCGCCGGCTCGAGATCCACCGGAGAATCCACGACCCATGCCGAACGACTTCAACGACACGATCATCGAGGAGTTCCGTGCCAACGCCGGCCGCCTGGGCGGCCCGTTCGCCGGGGGCCGACTGCTCCTGCTGACCACCACCGGCGCGCGGACCGGCACCCCGCACACGACCCCGCTGGGTTACCTGCCCGACGGTGGGGACCGGGTGCTGGTCATCGCCTCGGCCGGCGGCGCGACCCGTGACCCGCAGTGGTTGCGCAACCTGCTCGCGGACCCGCTGGTGACCGTCGAGGACGGCGTCTTCACCTACCGGGCCCGCGCCGAGGTCCTCACCGGTGCCGAGCGGGACGGGGTCTTCGCCCGCGCGGTGGCCGCCGACGCCGGGTGGAGCGACTACCAGCGCCGCTCCGGTCGGGTGCTGCCGGTGGTGGCGCTGGTGCCGCTGCCCGGGCCGCCGACCCCGGCCGCCGCCGCCTCCCCGGGGGCGGCGCTGGTGGCGATCCACGACGCGTTCCGCCGCGAGCTGGACCTGATCCGCCGCGAGGTGGCCGGGGCGGGGGCGGGGATCGGCGCGCAGTTGCGGATGAACTGCCTGACGGTGTGTCAGGGGTTGCGCAACCACCATCGTGGCGAGGACGAGCGGATCTTCCCGTGGCTGGCGCAGCGGGGACCGCGGCTGCGCCCGGTGCTGGAGCGGCTCGACGCCGAGCACCGGGCGATGGCCGCGTTGCTGGACGAGCTGCGGGAGCTGCTCGCCGCGCCGGCGGTCGACCCGGTGACGCTTCACGCCGAGGTGCGGCGGCTCACCGCCCAGGTCGAGGCGCACCTGGCCTACGAGGAGGAGCAGCTGGTGCCGCTGCTGGACGGCTGAGGGCTGTCCGCCGCCGCCCGTCCGTCGGGTTCATTCGGGCGGGCGGCGGCGGTGGGCGCGGCTGGTGTCGACCGGCCGGCCGGGGTCGACGTGGCGGGGCCGGTCCGGCTCGTCGGGGCGCAGCGGCACCAGGGTGTCGGTGATGGCGTCGATGATCCGGTCGGTGCCGCGCCGGGCGGTGCCCGGGGCGCCGGTCGGCAGGTCGTGCAGGTCCAGCGGTTCACCGAAGCGCACCCGGACCACCGGGCGGCGCAGCAGGGATCGGGCGATGCCGCGCAGAGCGCCCTTGGGCGCGCGGTAGGGCAGGATCTCGTGGGAGCCCCACTGGGCGACGGGGATGACGGGTGCGCCGCAGGCCAGGGCGAGCCGGGCGGCGCCGGTCTTGCCCCGTTCGGGCCACATCCCGGGGTCCAGGCCGATGCGGCCCTCGGGGTAGACCAGGATCACCGAGCCGGCGGCGGCCGCCGAGGCGGCGTCGTCGAGGGCGCGGTGCACGGCGGCGGTGCCCCGGTCGACGCGCAGGTGCCCGGCGCGGCGCATCAGCGACCCGAGCACGGGGGCGCGGAACAGGCCGCCGGTGGCCATGATCCGGGGGGCGACGCCGCGGGTGGCACAGGCGGCGGCCAGGACCACGGGGTCGAACGGGCTGATGTGGTTGGCGGCCAGCACCAGGGGGCCGCGGCGCAGCCGCTCGGGCACGTCGCCGCTGACCTCGAGGCGGGCCAGGGCGGCCACGACGCCGCGGGCGAGCAGGAGGGCGGCGCGCCAGATCAGGGGTGGCCGCCACGGGGTCGGGGTGTTCGTCACCGCGCCGATGGTCGCATGCCCGTGGGTGGGCCGGTGACCCGATCCCGGGCCGGTCGGCAGAGGTGATCAGGGTCATTGGTCCCGGGTGGGTAGGGGACCCCCGCCCCTGCCGAAACTTCTACGACGCGCAGTAGTATTTACTACGTCTCGTAGTATGCAGAGCTGGGGGTTCCAGGTGGACGCGTTGGACGTCGCCCGCTGGCAGTTCGGTGTCACCACCGTCTACCACTTCCTTTTCGTGCCGCTGACCATCGGCCTGTCGGTGCTGGTGGCGATCCTCCAGACGATGTGGCACCGCACCGGCAACGAGCGCTACCTCAAGCTGACCAGGTTCTACGGCAAGCTCTTCCTGATCAACTTCGCGATGGGCGTGGTCACCGGCATCGTGCAGGAGTTCCAGTTCGGCATGAACTGGAGCGACTACTCCCGCTTCGTCGGCGACATCTTCGGCGCCCCCCTGGCGATCGAGGCCCTGGTGGCCTTCTTCCTGGAATCCACCTTCATCGGCCTGTGGATCTTCGGCTGGGACCGGCTGCCCAAGCGGGCGCACCTGGCCAGCATCTGGGCCGCGGCGATCGGCACCAACCTGTCGGCGTACTTCATCCTCGCCGCGAACTCGTTCATGCAGAACCCGGTCGGGTTCCGGATCAACCCCGACAGCGGCCGGGCCGAGCTGACCGACTTCGTCGCCGTGCTGACCAACAAGGTCGCCCTGATCACCTTCCCGCACACCCTGGCCGGGTCGTTCCTGGTCGCCGGGTCGCTGGTGCTCACCGTCGGGCTGTGGCACGTGATGCGCAACCGCGACAGCGCCGACACCGGCGCCTACCGCTTCGCCACGAAGTTCGGCGCCTGGACCGTCATGGTCGCCACCGCGGCCGTGCTGATCACCGGCGACATCCAGGGCAAGATCATGACCCAGGTGCAGCCGATGAAGATGGCCGCCGCCGAGGGCCTCTACACCACCGAGAGCCCCGCCTCATTCTCCGTGTTCACCGTCGGCAGCCTCGACGGCAGCCGCGAGGTCTTCGCCCTGAAGATCCCCTACCTGCTGTCGTTCCTCGGCACCGGCGACCCGAACGGCACCGTGCAGGGCATCAACGACCTGCAGGCCCAGTACGCCAGCCAGTACGGCCCCGGCAACTACGCCCCGATCATCCCGGTCACCTACTGGAGCTTCCGCTTCATGATCGGCTTTGGGCTGGCCGCCGCCGCCATCGCCCTGCTGGTGCTCTGGAGCCAGCGCAAGGGCCGCACCCCGACCAGCCGGTGGCTGCTGCGCGCCGGCCTGGTCCTGCCCGTGCTGCCGCTGCTGGCCAACTCCTTCGGCTGGATCTTCACCGAGATGGGCCGCCAGCCGTGGATCGTCTTCGGCGAGATGCTCACCCGCAACGGGGTGTCCCGCAGCGTGTCGCTGACCGAGGTGCTCACCTCGTTCACCGCCTTCACGCTGATCTACGCCACCCTCGCGGTGATCGAGTTCAAGCTGCTGGTCCGCTACGCCCGCGCCGGCGTACCCGACGTCACCCCGGCGCCCGTCGACGACGACACCGACGACGCCGAGCGCCCGCTCGCCTTCGCCTACTGAAACCCCGGAGCCTCCCGTGGAACTGACCACCATCTGGTTTCTCCTCGTCGCCGTGCTGTTCACCGGCTACTTCATCCTCGAAGGCTTCGACTTCGGTGTCGGCATGCTGCTGCCGGTGCTCGGCCGCGACGACCGGCAACGCCGCGTCCTGATCAACACCATCGGCCCGGTCTGGGACGGCAACGAGGTCTGGCTGATCACCGCCGGCGGCGCCATGTTCGCCGCCTTCCCCGAGTGGTACGCCACCCTCTTTTCCGGCTTCTACCTGCCGCTGCTGCTGATCCTGCTGGCGCTGATCGTCCGCGGCGTGGCCTTCGAGTACCGGCACAAGCGGCCCGAGGCGTCCTGGAAGCGCCGCTGGGACACCGCGATCTTCGTCGGCTCGCTGGTCCCGGCGATCCTGTGGGGCGTCGCGTTCGCCAACATCCTGCGCGGCGTGCCGCTTTCCGCCGACCACGAGTACGTCGGCGGCCTGGTGGACCTGCTCAACCCGTACGCCCTGCTCGGCGGGGTGACCACCGCGGCGCTGTTCCTCACCCACGGCGCGGTGTTCATCGCCCTGAAGACCACCGGCGAGATCCGCGAGCGCGCCGGCGCCCTGGCGGTGAAGCTGGGTGTCGGCACGGCCGTGGTCGCGGTGGCCTTCCTGGCCTGGACGTTGACCATCCGCGCAAGCGCCGCCGCCGTCGTGCTCGCCGTCGGCGCCGCCCTCGCCCTGGTCGCCGGCCTGGCCGCCGCCCGGGTACGCCGGGAGGGCTGGGCGTTCACCGGCACCGCCGTGGCGATCGCCCTGGCCGTGGCCACCCTGTTCGCGGCGCTGTTCCCGAACGTGCTGCCGTCCACCCTGGACGCGGCCGGCACGCTGACCGCCAGCAACGCCTCGTCCACCCCGTACACCTTGAAGATCATGACGTGGGTGGCGGTGGTGTTCACCCCGATCGTGCTGGCCTATCAAGGTTGGACCTACTGGGTGTTCCGGCGCCGGATCGGGGTACAGAACATTCCGCAACACTGATTGACGCGCGTGGGGCGCGAGGGGAAGCGGGGCCGGTGCGAGGGGGTCGCACCGGCCCCGCTGGGCGTTCACCGGCCGGCGCCGGCCAGTTCCGCGTCGGCGCGCCGCCGCACCAGATCCAGTACCCGGCCGGCGACGGCCATGTCGTGCGCCGGGATGTCCGCGTACAGACGGGTGGTGATGGCGGAGACCGCCGCACGGACCCGCTCGTGGACGCCGCGGCCGTCTGCGGTGAGCGCCAGCCTGCGTCCGCCGGCGAGCAGGCCGGCGGCCAGCAGCTCCTCGATCGCGGCCGTGACGAGCGGTTCCTCAGCCTTGAGGGCGACGGTCATCGCGGCCACGAGGGCGGCCCGCGGCGTCGCGCCGCCCTCGGCCGCGACGAGGTTCAGGGCGACCGACTGGGGAAACGAGATCCCGACCGCGGTCAGTTCGCGTTCGAGCACGGCCCGGGTGGCGTGATGGGCCTGGCCGAGCACCTGGCCGTTGAGCAGGGGAGGGGTGGACATGGTAGCCCCTTTCCGTCGAATCCGTTGGCTGAACCAACGTTGGCCCAACCAACGTAACAGGAATCGTGGGTCCCGCCAACGATTTCTGGTAGCGTCCGCCGCATGGAACCCGCCGCCCCGAGCTGGCTGATCAACCAGGTCGCCGCACACGCCACCCGGCTCGTCCACGACGGCTTCGCCGCCCACGGCGCCCGCGGCTACCACTACCGACTGCTCGCCGCCCTGCAACAACACGGCCCCGCCAGCCAGGCCGACCTCGGCCGTCGCTGCGGCATCGACCGCAGCGACGTCGTCGCCGCCCTCAACGAACTCGCCGCCCGCGACCTGGTCCGCCGCACCCCCGACCCGGACGACCGGCGCCGCAACGTCGTCACCCTCACCGAACCCGGCCGCCGCGAACTGGACCGCCTCACCGCGACCCTCGACCAGATCCAGGACACCCTGCTCGCCCCGCTGTCCCCGGCCGACCGGGCCGACCTCACCCGCCTGCTCACCGCCCTGCTCGAACACCACCAGCGCTGAGAAAACCCGGTGCCACCACCGCGCCGCCCCCTCTACGGTGTGCCGGTGCCTCTCACCGTCCGGGAACTCACCCCCGACGAGCTGACCGACGCCTGGCAACTCGGCCGGCTCGCGTTCGGCTCCGCCCCGCAGCCACCCGCCCACGCCACCGCCCCGGCACCCGGAATGACCCGCTACGGCGCCTTCGACGACACCGGCCGGCTCGTCGGCCGGGCCGTCGACCTGCACCACGACCAGTGGTGGCACGGCCGCCGGGTACCCGCCGCCGACGTCGCCGGGGTCGCCGTCGCACCCGAGGCCCGCGGCCGGGGCATCGCCCGCGCCCTGCTCACCACCCTGCTGCGCGGCGCACACGAACGCGGCGCCGCGATCAGCGCCCTCTACCCGACCGTCGCCGCCCCCTACCGGGCCTGCGGCTGGGAGGTCACCGGCGCGCTGCGCGTGCTCGACCTGCCCACCCTGGCCCTGCCCCGACACCGGCCCGCCGCCCACCTCACCGTCCGCCCCGGCGGCCCCACCGACCTGCCCGCCGTCACCGACCTCTACACCCAGGTCGTCGCCCACCGCGCCGGCCCACTCACCCGCGACGGCGCCCTGTACGACCACTTCGCCGCCCTCCGCGCCGCCGACGACCTCGGCCACGACGGACTCACCCTGGTCGAACACGACGGACGGCTCGTCGGCTACGCCAGCTACGACCGCGGCCGCGGCTACCACTCCGACGCCATACTCACCCTCGGCGACGTGCTCGCCACCACCGCCGACGCCGCCCGGGAACTCCTCGGCGTGCTGCGCGGCTGGGCCAGCGTCACCCCCACCCTGCGGATCTGCCCGCTGCCCGGCGACGCCGTCACCGCCCAGCTGCCACTGGACGCCGCCCGCGACCACTCCCGCGACATCTTCATGCACCGACCGGTCGACCTCGCCGCCGCCCTGACCAGCCGCGGCTGGCCGGCCCACGCGCGCGGCACGGTCGACTTCGCCGTCGACGACGACCTCGCCCCCTGGAACACCGGCGCCTGGCACCTCGACGTCGCCGACGGCCACGCCCAGGTCACCGCCGCCACCACCGACCCGGCGCTACGGCTCACCCCACGCGGCTTCGCCCTGCTGCACGCCGGCGCCGCCGACGCCCGCACCGTCGCCCAGGCCGGCCTGCTGCACCACCCACCCGGCCACGACCCCCGAGCCCTGGACCTGCTCACCGCCGGTGGCCCCGCCCAACTGCTCGACTACTTCTGACCTCGACCACGCCTCCCCACCGCCAACCCGACGCTGCCCGCCACGACGGCGGCGCCCCTCGCCGACCGGCGAGGGGCGCCGCCCTCAGGCCAGGAACGCCTCGACGGTCGCCGCGAACCCCGCCGGGTCGTCCAGCCACGGGAAGTGCCCCGCACCCGCCTGCACCACGAACCGGGCGTCCGGGAACAGCGCGGCATACTCGACCAACGCCGGGGGAGGGGAATTCACGTCCACCTGCCCGGCCAGCACCAGCACCGGCCGACCGAACACCGCCAACGCCGCCCGCGTCCCCGCCGGATCGAACGCGCCATCGGCCAGGAAGTACGGCACCGCCGCGTCGTTGCGCTGCCGTACCTCCGCCGCCGCGTGTGCCCGCGCCTGCTCGTCCCATCGCCCGTACCAGAACGGCGTGACCAGGTCCCGGGCGTCCGGCGGCGGATCACCGGCCAGCATCGCCGTCAGCGCCGCGTACGCCGACGGGAACCACGACTCGCCACGGCGCAGCTCCGCCGTGGCCCGCCGCACGTCGGCGTCCACACCGATGCCCACCCCGAACACGCTCGGCGTCACCAGCACCAACCGGTCCACCCGCTCCGGATGCCGCTGTACGTACCGCACCGCCACGTTCGCCCCGGCCGAATGCCCCAGCAGGTCAACCCGCTCCAGGCCCAACTCCACCCGCAGCGCCTCGACGTCGTCGACCAGCCGGTCGCAGCGGTACGACCCCGGATCGGCCGGCACCGCCGAGTCACCCGTACCCCGCAGGTCCAACCGCACCAACCGCCGATGCCCGGCCAACCCACCCAGATCACCCAGGTACACCGACGCCTGCAACGGCCCACCCGGCACACACACCAACACCCGCCCCCGACCGGACCCGTGATAGGCCAACTCGGTCCCGTCGAACGCGCTGAAGATCGGCATGGCCGCCACCCTGACAGCCGCCCCACCCACCGGGCAACGGATATCCGGAGCCCACCCGGTCAGTGCGCCTCGCGCAACTCCGCCAACCGCGCCTCGATCTCCGCCAACTCCGCCCGCAGCTTCTGCGCCTGCTGCTCCGCCTCGGCCCGCTCGGCGGACAGGATCTGCTCCACCGCCTCCCGCACCCCGGCCACGTCCACCAACGCCACCATCTTCAACGCCTCCGCCGGCTTCACCACGTACGGCTTCGCCAGCGCCTTCGCGCCCTGCTGCGCCGCCACCGTCCACTCGCCGTCGGCGTACGCCAACGTCACCGTCAACCCCGCCGGACCCTTCGGCTTCGCCGACTTCACCGCCCGCCGCGGCGCCGGCCGCTCCTGCTGCTGCTCCACGCTCGGCTCCTCCCGCCGCGGCGCCGGCACCCGCGGCCGGTCCAACACGAACTCCGGCTCCACCACCGCCGGCTGCACCGCAGCCTCCGGCTCCGGCTCCGGCTTCGCCTCGGCCACCGGCTTACGCCCCGCACCCCGCGGCGCGATCGCCACATCCGCGGGGGAGAACGGCAACTCGTCGCGGCCGAACCGCACCACCACGAACTCGTCGGAGCCGGCCGGATCGGTCAACTCCACCACCTGCCCCACCTGACCGGAGATCTGACCCGCCGAGGCGGTGAACACCACCTTCGGCTTCCGGCCGGCCGCCACCGCCTCCCGCAGAGCACGTACGTCGTCATCGGACA
Protein-coding sequences here:
- a CDS encoding DUF4180 domain-containing protein codes for the protein MPDEMREIAGTPVLVCDPAGPPLATEADALDLIGAAFAGAEVVVVPAGRLDPTFFSLGTRFAGDVMQKFVNYRLRLAVVGDISAHLAASSALRALVHESNRAGHVWFVTDLDALADRLRGRG
- a CDS encoding glycerophosphodiester phosphodiesterase; this translates as MLTRSGYLDAPAPLAFAHRGGAADGDENTAAAFARAIALGYRYVETDVHGTADGVAVVFHDTTLRRVTGEPGRIADLRWADLASVRVGGAAVVPRLDEVLAAWPQVRFNIDVKADGGVEPTVDTVRRTGAGERVLLASFSDARLARLRALTQGRVATGLGMRGVARLRLASLHGRPLRLPPSVVAAQVPVRYGRIRVVDRRFLDHAHRLGLHVHVWTIDEPDQMHHLLDLGVDGIMTDHVGVLRDVYRSRGHWAA
- a CDS encoding lysophospholipid acyltransferase family protein; protein product: MTNTPTPWRPPLIWRAALLLARGVVAALARLEVSGDVPERLRRGPLVLAANHISPFDPVVLAAACATRGVAPRIMATGGLFRAPVLGSLMRRAGHLRVDRGTAAVHRALDDAASAAAAGSVILVYPEGRIGLDPGMWPERGKTGAARLALACGAPVIPVAQWGSHEILPYRAPKGALRGIARSLLRRPVVRVRFGEPLDLHDLPTGAPGTARRGTDRIIDAITDTLVPLRPDEPDRPRHVDPGRPVDTSRAHRRRPPE
- the cydB gene encoding cytochrome d ubiquinol oxidase subunit II, producing the protein MELTTIWFLLVAVLFTGYFILEGFDFGVGMLLPVLGRDDRQRRVLINTIGPVWDGNEVWLITAGGAMFAAFPEWYATLFSGFYLPLLLILLALIVRGVAFEYRHKRPEASWKRRWDTAIFVGSLVPAILWGVAFANILRGVPLSADHEYVGGLVDLLNPYALLGGVTTAALFLTHGAVFIALKTTGEIRERAGALAVKLGVGTAVVAVAFLAWTLTIRASAAAVVLAVGAALALVAGLAAARVRREGWAFTGTAVAIALAVATLFAALFPNVLPSTLDAAGTLTASNASSTPYTLKIMTWVAVVFTPIVLAYQGWTYWVFRRRIGVQNIPQH
- a CDS encoding MarR family winged helix-turn-helix transcriptional regulator, with the translated sequence MEPAAPSWLINQVAAHATRLVHDGFAAHGARGYHYRLLAALQQHGPASQADLGRRCGIDRSDVVAALNELAARDLVRRTPDPDDRRRNVVTLTEPGRRELDRLTATLDQIQDTLLAPLSPADRADLTRLLTALLEHHQR
- a CDS encoding SDR family NAD(P)-dependent oxidoreductase, which gives rise to MSEPTVLITGTSTGIGLEIALGCARAGWRTVATMRDLGRADALRAAADAAGVTDLIDVRRLDVADQASVAACVADVIDAYGRLDAVVNNAGAGHVGTLELDRVDDVRRVMETNFFGVLHVSRATLAHLRAARGRLVAVTSVGGVVGQPFNEAYCAAKFAVEGYLESLAPLAATLGVSVTVAEPGAVASEFVANIGLDRDAAVAAAGAYGPALGAYLDTAASSFAAAQSPADAAAVVVDVVAGRATPPFRVQTSEGARRFVGVKLADLDGSAVTGMTATWVG
- a CDS encoding MFS transporter: MAETVAPDLADAPRPASTPRERRGWYLYDWANSAFQTTVITVFLGPFLTTVTELAAGCELGADSCDGVVHPLGIRVAAGSYYPYLISLSVFLTVFVLPVVGAVADRSVHKKRLLAAAAFAGAGATIAFAFVTGERYLLGGALFLVANISFGAAVVVYNSFLPQLGGPDERDAISSRGWAIGYLGGGLLLALNLVAVSMLSEDGNPQRTLDLARWSIVSAGVWWAAFTLLPLRWLREHPTAEALRGGGNVLTDGFRQLGRTLREIKAYPLTLFFLLAFLVYNDGIQTVITLASQYGTEELRLEQGTLIVTILLVQFLAFGGALALGALARRIGAWKTVLLSLVLWTGVIIAAFRLPAEAPVPFMILGGCIGLVLGGSQALSRSLFSQLIPAGKEGEYYGFYEISDKGTSWLGPLAFGLVFQLTSSYRVGLVSLLIFFVLGFALLAAVPIRRAILAAGNTPPRVL
- a CDS encoding cytochrome ubiquinol oxidase subunit I yields the protein MDALDVARWQFGVTTVYHFLFVPLTIGLSVLVAILQTMWHRTGNERYLKLTRFYGKLFLINFAMGVVTGIVQEFQFGMNWSDYSRFVGDIFGAPLAIEALVAFFLESTFIGLWIFGWDRLPKRAHLASIWAAAIGTNLSAYFILAANSFMQNPVGFRINPDSGRAELTDFVAVLTNKVALITFPHTLAGSFLVAGSLVLTVGLWHVMRNRDSADTGAYRFATKFGAWTVMVATAAVLITGDIQGKIMTQVQPMKMAAAEGLYTTESPASFSVFTVGSLDGSREVFALKIPYLLSFLGTGDPNGTVQGINDLQAQYASQYGPGNYAPIIPVTYWSFRFMIGFGLAAAAIALLVLWSQRKGRTPTSRWLLRAGLVLPVLPLLANSFGWIFTEMGRQPWIVFGEMLTRNGVSRSVSLTEVLTSFTAFTLIYATLAVIEFKLLVRYARAGVPDVTPAPVDDDTDDAERPLAFAY
- a CDS encoding nitroreductase/quinone reductase family protein — protein: MPNDFNDTIIEEFRANAGRLGGPFAGGRLLLLTTTGARTGTPHTTPLGYLPDGGDRVLVIASAGGATRDPQWLRNLLADPLVTVEDGVFTYRARAEVLTGAERDGVFARAVAADAGWSDYQRRSGRVLPVVALVPLPGPPTPAAAASPGAALVAIHDAFRRELDLIRREVAGAGAGIGAQLRMNCLTVCQGLRNHHRGEDERIFPWLAQRGPRLRPVLERLDAEHRAMAALLDELRELLAAPAVDPVTLHAEVRRLTAQVEAHLAYEEEQLVPLLDG
- a CDS encoding helix-turn-helix domain-containing protein, which encodes MSDDVYSVEQVAALLDLHPRTVRGYIRAGRLRATRIGKQYRITRADLDALTGRPSPPTRRSVEVSSIVQVDAVDRVTADRLGTLLLAAANTGGEPGRPLRVQVVHEPERDRLRVVVLGGPAATADLLRLLDALLTDVFAEGARGA